The following coding sequences lie in one Sinorhizobium fredii USDA 257 genomic window:
- a CDS encoding cobalt-precorrin-6A reductase translates to MAETLFDMSAMGRPRILILGGTTEARQLAERLAGYRRYDAAISLAGRTADPRPQPLPTRIGGFGGAEGLAVFLELEKVSLLVDATHPFAARMSHNAATAAAATGVPLLGLRRPAWEAQPGDRWTRVVSVAEAVSALGAAPRRVFLAIGRQEAFHFEKAPQHSYVVRSVDPVTPPLNLPEATAILAHGPFAEADELELLGKHAIDVIVAKNSGGTATYGKVAAARKLGLEVVMVERHKPAEVPTVYTCDEALERIHQRLSPVKDRGV, encoded by the coding sequence ATGGCCGAGACGCTGTTCGACATGTCAGCCATGGGCAGACCCCGCATCCTGATCCTTGGCGGCACCACCGAGGCGCGGCAGCTTGCCGAGCGCCTCGCGGGTTATCGGCGCTACGACGCGGCGATCTCGCTGGCCGGCCGCACGGCCGATCCGCGGCCGCAGCCCTTGCCGACGCGCATCGGCGGCTTCGGCGGCGCCGAAGGGCTTGCCGTCTTCCTGGAGCTTGAGAAGGTGTCCCTGCTCGTCGATGCGACCCATCCCTTTGCCGCGCGTATGTCCCACAATGCTGCAACCGCGGCAGCGGCAACCGGAGTGCCGCTCCTCGGACTCCGCAGACCCGCCTGGGAGGCCCAACCGGGCGATCGCTGGACGCGCGTCGTAAGCGTGGCCGAGGCGGTCTCCGCCCTTGGCGCCGCGCCGCGCCGCGTCTTCCTGGCAATCGGCCGCCAGGAGGCCTTCCATTTCGAGAAGGCGCCGCAGCACAGCTATGTCGTGCGCAGTGTCGATCCCGTGACGCCGCCGCTGAACCTTCCCGAGGCCACCGCGATCCTCGCTCACGGGCCGTTCGCCGAAGCCGACGAGCTTGAATTGCTCGGCAAGCATGCAATCGATGTTATCGTCGCCAAGAACAGCGGCGGCACCGCGACCTACGGCAAGGTCGCCGCGGCCCGTAAGCTGGGGCTCGAAGTGGTGATGGTCGAGCGCCATAAGCCTGCCGAGGTGCCGACGGTCTACACGTGTGATGAGGCGCTCGAACGCATCCATCAACGGCTGTCCCCGGTAAAGGACCGCGGCGTATAG
- a CDS encoding precorrin-8X methylmutase has translation MPDYDYIRDGNAIYERSFAIIRAEADLSGFSEEEADLAVRMVHACGSVEAARQFVFSADFVSAARDALTNGAPIFCDAEMVAHGVTRARLPAGNEVICTLRDPRTVEIAAEIGNTRSAAALRLWGERMAGSVVAIGNAPTALFYLLEMLRDGAPKPAAILGMPVGFVGAAESKDALAENSYGVPFAIVRGRLGGSAMTAAALNSLSRPGL, from the coding sequence ATGCCTGATTACGATTATATCCGCGATGGCAACGCCATCTACGAGCGTTCCTTCGCGATCATCCGGGCAGAAGCCGATCTTTCCGGCTTCTCGGAAGAGGAGGCCGATCTTGCGGTGCGCATGGTCCATGCCTGCGGGTCGGTAGAGGCGGCGCGTCAGTTCGTCTTCTCTGCCGATTTCGTCTCCGCCGCACGCGATGCGCTGACGAACGGCGCCCCGATATTCTGCGACGCGGAAATGGTCGCCCATGGCGTGACCCGGGCGCGGCTGCCGGCCGGCAACGAGGTGATCTGCACGCTCCGGGATCCGCGCACGGTGGAGATCGCCGCGGAGATCGGCAACACACGCTCGGCGGCGGCCCTGAGACTTTGGGGTGAGCGGATGGCGGGCTCGGTCGTTGCCATCGGCAATGCGCCAACCGCGCTCTTCTATCTCCTGGAGATGCTGCGCGACGGCGCGCCGAAGCCCGCGGCGATCCTCGGCATGCCGGTCGGCTTTGTCGGCGCGGCCGAATCGAAGGACGCGCTCGCCGAGAATTCCTATGGCGTTCCCTTCGCGATCGTCCGTGGCCGACTGGGCGGCAGTGCGATGACGGCGGCGGCGCTGAACTCGCTCTCGAGGCCGGGCCTGTGA
- a CDS encoding precorrin-3B C(17)-methyltransferase, whose amino-acid sequence MTGKLFIVGTGPGNPAQMTPEAQDAIAVAAEFFGYGPYLDRLHLRADQRRIASDNREELDRAQAALARASQGVDVCVVSGGDPGIFAMAAAVCEAIDKGPAEWRQVDLIITPGVTAMLAVAARIGAPLGHDFCAMSLSDNLKPWDVITKRLRLAAAAGLVIALYNPISKARPWQLGKAFEVLRAVLPGSVPVIFGRAAGRPDERIAVIPLGEADPDLADMATCVIIGSPETRIVARDGKPDLVYTPRSFTGDSR is encoded by the coding sequence ATGACCGGCAAGCTCTTCATCGTCGGCACCGGCCCCGGGAATCCGGCGCAGATGACGCCGGAGGCACAGGATGCGATCGCCGTTGCGGCCGAATTCTTCGGCTACGGTCCCTATCTCGACCGCCTCCATCTGCGGGCCGATCAACGGCGCATCGCCTCAGACAACCGCGAGGAGCTCGACCGAGCCCAGGCGGCGCTTGCACGCGCGAGCCAAGGTGTCGATGTTTGCGTGGTTTCCGGCGGCGACCCGGGCATCTTCGCGATGGCCGCGGCCGTCTGCGAGGCGATCGACAAAGGCCCGGCGGAATGGCGGCAGGTTGATCTTATCATCACCCCCGGCGTTACCGCCATGCTTGCCGTCGCAGCGCGTATCGGCGCGCCGCTCGGCCACGATTTCTGCGCCATGTCGCTGTCGGACAACCTGAAACCATGGGATGTCATCACCAAGCGGCTCAGGCTTGCCGCCGCGGCGGGGCTGGTCATCGCCCTCTATAACCCGATCAGCAAGGCGCGTCCCTGGCAGCTCGGCAAGGCCTTTGAGGTGCTGCGCGCGGTGCTGCCTGGAAGCGTTCCGGTGATTTTCGGCCGCGCCGCCGGCCGGCCGGACGAGCGCATCGCGGTCATCCCGCTCGGCGAAGCCGATCCCGACCTCGCCGACATGGCGACCTGCGTGATCATCGGCTCGCCGGAGACGCGCATCGTTGCCCGCGACGGCAAGCCGGATCTTGTCTATACGCCGCGGTCCTTTACCGGGGACAGCCGTTGA
- the cobG gene encoding precorrin-3B synthase codes for MKSCVAPGSQTETGRSMRRGACPSLAAPMRTGDGLLVRLRPAIDGLTPAELRALAEAAAACGSGIIEITARGNLQIRGLTASTVPNLAAAIGEAGIALADGIAIETPPLAGIDASETADPRPLAAALRAAIADRRPTFVLAPKLSIVIDGRGRFHLRDVAADLRLEARNSDDGLRWLLSLGGAPRPERPVALLETERVVAAVTEVLAELDALGAAARGRDLDADRIRQRFSADRDILPAPGGGALPFLPAGIHDFGDGRIVLGVALAFAQTDSANLIAFLQRAEELGASEIRFAPRHGILVLGLSSEAAAVAQRIALSQGFVVAADDPRNHIATCAGLACASALMDTKATARLLVEVGADLLDGSLAIHLSGCAKGCARPKPSALTLVGAPSGYALVVNGAASVAPSAYRDENGIRTALARLNALVRENKDAGESALSCLTRLGTARIVVAFEQG; via the coding sequence ATGAAGAGCTGCGTTGCGCCCGGGTCTCAAACGGAGACCGGCCGATCGATGCGTCGCGGCGCCTGCCCGTCGCTCGCAGCGCCAATGCGGACTGGAGACGGTCTGCTCGTGCGGCTGCGTCCGGCGATCGATGGTTTGACTCCCGCCGAGTTGAGAGCGTTGGCCGAAGCGGCCGCGGCCTGCGGCAGCGGCATCATCGAGATCACCGCGCGGGGCAACCTGCAAATCCGTGGGCTGACCGCATCCACCGTACCGAACCTTGCTGCCGCGATCGGCGAGGCGGGAATTGCCCTTGCCGATGGGATTGCGATCGAAACGCCGCCGCTTGCCGGAATCGATGCGAGCGAAACCGCTGATCCGCGGCCGTTGGCCGCAGCTTTGCGCGCCGCGATTGCCGATCGACGACCAACGTTTGTGCTAGCGCCGAAACTGTCCATCGTTATCGATGGACGTGGCCGCTTCCACCTGCGGGACGTTGCCGCCGATCTGCGGCTTGAAGCGCGGAACAGCGACGATGGTCTTCGCTGGCTGTTGTCGCTTGGCGGCGCGCCGCGCCCAGAACGGCCCGTTGCGCTGCTGGAGACCGAACGGGTCGTCGCCGCGGTGACGGAGGTTCTGGCGGAACTCGATGCCCTTGGCGCGGCCGCCCGCGGCCGTGACCTCGATGCGGATCGCATCCGGCAGCGCTTCTCCGCCGACCGCGACATCTTGCCGGCGCCGGGGGGTGGCGCCTTGCCATTCTTGCCGGCGGGCATTCACGATTTCGGCGACGGGCGCATCGTGCTCGGTGTCGCCCTTGCTTTTGCCCAGACGGACAGCGCCAATCTCATCGCCTTTCTACAGCGCGCCGAGGAACTGGGTGCGTCGGAAATACGCTTCGCGCCGCGCCATGGCATCCTCGTCCTCGGTCTATCGAGCGAGGCTGCGGCTGTCGCGCAACGCATCGCGCTGTCTCAGGGGTTTGTGGTCGCCGCCGATGATCCGCGCAATCACATCGCGACCTGCGCCGGCCTTGCCTGCGCCTCGGCGCTGATGGACACCAAGGCGACAGCCAGGCTATTGGTCGAAGTCGGCGCTGACCTTCTCGACGGCTCGCTCGCAATCCATCTCTCCGGCTGCGCCAAGGGATGCGCCAGGCCCAAGCCATCTGCGCTGACGCTTGTCGGTGCGCCATCAGGATATGCGCTTGTCGTAAATGGCGCTGCTTCCGTCGCGCCAAGCGCCTACAGGGATGAAAACGGAATAAGAACCGCGCTGGCCAGGCTCAATGCGCTCGTGCGAGAAAACAAAGACGCTGGCGAATCGGCGCTCTCCTGTCTTACACGGCTCGGGACCGCGCGCATCGTCGTGGCGTTTGAACAGGGATAG
- a CDS encoding precorrin-2 C(20)-methyltransferase, which yields MSGPGRLIGVGTGPGDPELLTVKAVRALGEADVVAYFAKAGRNGNGRAVVEHVLKPDLVELPLYYPVTTEIDKDDEAYKRQITDFYNASAEAVAVHLMAGRIVAVLSEGDPLFYGSYMHLHVRLAGRFPVEVIPGITAMSGCWSLAGLPLVQGDDVLSVLPGTMGEDELKRRLADTEAAVIMKVGRNLPKIRRALAAAGRLDAAVYVERGTMKNAAMVPLGDKPDDEAPYFSLVLVPGWKDRPGSKDKP from the coding sequence GTGAGCGGGCCTGGCAGACTGATCGGCGTCGGAACCGGGCCCGGCGACCCTGAGCTTTTGACCGTGAAGGCAGTGCGGGCGCTCGGCGAGGCGGACGTCGTCGCCTATTTCGCCAAGGCGGGGCGCAACGGCAACGGCCGCGCCGTCGTCGAGCACGTTTTGAAGCCTGACCTTGTCGAACTGCCGCTCTACTATCCGGTGACGACCGAAATCGACAAGGACGACGAGGCTTACAAGCGGCAGATCACCGACTTCTACAATGCCTCCGCAGAAGCGGTCGCCGTCCATCTCATGGCGGGGCGGATCGTCGCCGTGCTCAGCGAGGGCGACCCGCTGTTCTACGGTTCCTACATGCACCTGCATGTGCGGCTCGCGGGCCGTTTTCCGGTCGAGGTCATTCCCGGCATCACGGCGATGTCCGGCTGCTGGTCGCTTGCCGGCCTGCCGCTGGTGCAGGGGGACGACGTTCTCTCGGTTCTTCCCGGCACGATGGGCGAGGACGAGCTCAAGCGCCGTCTTGCCGACACCGAAGCAGCCGTGATCATGAAAGTCGGCCGCAACCTGCCGAAGATCCGCCGTGCCCTTGCGGCGGCCGGCAGGCTCGACGCGGCAGTCTATGTCGAGCGCGGCACGATGAAAAACGCGGCGATGGTTCCGCTCGGCGACAAGCCGGATGACGAGGCGCCCTATTTCTCGCTCGTGCTTGTTCCCGGCTGGAAAGATCGGCCGGGCTCAAAGGACAAACCATGA